A region of Dioscorea cayenensis subsp. rotundata cultivar TDr96_F1 chromosome 5, TDr96_F1_v2_PseudoChromosome.rev07_lg8_w22 25.fasta, whole genome shotgun sequence DNA encodes the following proteins:
- the LOC120260628 gene encoding pentatricopeptide repeat-containing protein At2g29760, chloroplastic-like isoform X2, whose protein sequence is MASSPMRSCFSGLCFRVLGLEANLHAENSLLGFYSRCCCVDDAQKVFDEMAERDVVSYTALVSGYSKVGDVKSAMEIFDLMPERDVVSWGAMISGFAQNGFPEEALCLFQEMQAVGVPISEVALVSSISACASLGLRSLGLWLHAFIIRRGIAIGVFTGTALVDMYGKCGDLGCASQVFQSMNEKSVATWNSMIGGLAMNGSVTKALSLIEEMVGRGIEPNEVTLSNVLSACRHGGLVNEGRHYFDKWSREYGILLNLDHYGCMVDLLGRSGCLDEAYRLIQSMPMEPNEVIWGALLGACKIHGNLILAEEALKRLVELDPANGGNYVLLSNMYAELGRWKDVERVRAMMRDETVVKTRGCSSIDLDSVAHEFSAGEESYPGVL, encoded by the exons ATGGCCTCTTCTCCGATGCGCTCTTGCTTTTCCGGCTTATGCTTCAGAGTG CTCGGTTTGGAAGCGAATCTTCATGCTGAGAACTCGTTGCTTGGTTTTTACTCTAGATGTTGCTGTGTTGACGATGCGCagaaggtgtttgatgaaatggcTGAGAGGGATGTGGTTTCTTATACGGCTCTGGTTTCGGGTTATTCCAAAGTGGGAGATGTGAAGAGCGCGATGGAGATTTTTGATTTGATGCCGGAGAGAGATGTGGTGTCTTGGGGTGCGATGATTTCGGGGTTTGCTCAGAATGGTTTCCCTGAAGAGGCATTGTGTCTTTTTCAAGAGATGCAAGCTGTTGGTGTTCCTATCAGTGAAGTGGCGCTTGTTAGTTCGATCTCTGCTTGTGCGAGTTTGGGGCTTCGGAGTTTGGGGCTCTGGCTTCATGCGTTCATAATTAGGCGTGGTATTGCCATTGGTGTTTTTACGGGCACTGCACTTGTTGATATGTATGGGAAATGTGGGGACTTGGGTTGCGCTAGCCAAGTGTTTCAGTCGATGAATGAGAAGAGTGTTGCGACTTGGAATTCGATGATAGGTGGGCTTGCTATGAATGGTAGTGTGACAAAGGCTCTATCATTAATTGAAGAGATGGTGGGAAGAGGAATAGAACCCAATGAAGTTACTTTATCTAATGTTTTGTCTGCGTGCAGACACGGTGGACTTGTCAATGAGGGTCGacattattttgataaatggaGCAGGGAGTATGGGATTTTGTTGAACTTGGATCACTATGGATGTATGGTTGATCTACTTGGCCGGTCTGGTTGTTTGGATGAGGCCTATAGATTGATACAGTCAATGCCAATGGAGCCTAATGAGGTCATTTGGGGAGCACTATTAGGTGCTTGTAAAATTCATGGCAATCTAATTTTGGCTGAAGAGGCTCTTAAGAGGCTTGTGGAGCTAGACCCGGCAAATGGTGGCAACTACGTGCTTCTTTCTAATATGTATGCCGAGCTTGGAAGGTGGAAGGATGTCGAGAGAGTTAGAGCTATGATGAGAGATGAAACTGTTGTAAAAACTCGAGGTTGTAGTTCTATAGATCTGGACAGTGTTGCTCATGAATTTTCAGCAGGCGAGGAATCTTATCCGGGTGTCTTGTGA
- the LOC120261131 gene encoding serine/threonine-protein kinase STY17-like isoform X5, translating into MEEALEDMGESSSPPKGFGPPGVFDIKYDIYARLLESRNEEELLNSDFREQFMAHFNRLPPSYLLDLNVDRAEDVLLHQKILTEAKDPEKRPVFHVRFIKLDDLNVDVRKNLEDIEDGSYLTEALSVRACRHDTFVPIHEIIFSTVDKPKLLSQLSALLSNIGLNIREAHVFSTTDGYSLDVFVVDGWPAQDANGLSKELEAAVARIEGSWSGSTHSSGADKILAMQPKIGDWEIDKRLLKMGEKIACGSCGDLYRGSYLGWDVAIKVLRSEHLDEASGVEFAQEVMILREVQHRNVVRFIGASTKPPQFCIVTEYMRGGSLYDLLHKHHNILELSMLLEFALDICKGMNYLHQNNVIHRDLKTANLLIDEHRVVKVADFGVARLQNQGGDMTAETGTYRWMAPEVINHQRYDQKADVFSFAVVLWELLTSKIPYDTLTPLQAALGVRQQGLRPELPENTHPILSDLIQRCWEADPAKRPSFAEIIVELEELLKQVKLH; encoded by the exons ATGGAGGAGGCCCTGGAGGACATGGGGGAAAGCTCCTCGCCTCCCAAGGGGTTCGGACCCCCTGGGGTCTTTGATATCAAGTATGATATCTATGCGAGGCTGCTGGAGAGTAGGAACGAGGAGGAGTTGTTGAATTCAGACTTTAGAGAGCAGTTCATGGCCCATTTCAATCGGTTGCCTCCGAG TTATCTACTGGATTTGAATGTTGACAGAGCAGAAGATGTTCTGTTACATCAAAAGATTCTAACTGAAGCCAAAGACCCAGAAAAGCGTCCGGTGTTCCATGTTCGTTTCATAAAG CTTGATGACCTAAATGTGGATGTGAGAAAGAACTTGGAGGACATCGAAGATGGAAGTTATCTCACAGAGGCTCTTTCTGTAAG AGCTTGCAGGCATGATACCTTTGTCCCAATTCATGAGATAATATTTTCTACTGTTGACAAGCCAAAGCTTCTTAGCCAG CTGTCTGCATTGCTGTCCAATATTGGGCTGAACATCCGTGAAGCTCATGTTTTTTCTACGACTGACGGCTATTCCCTGGATGTCTTTGTTGTTGATGGATGGCCTGCTCAG GATGCAAATGGTTTGAGCAAGGAGCTTGAGGCTGCTGTTGCTAGAATTGAG GGGTCTTGGTCTGGCTCAACTCATTCTTCAGGTGCAGATAAGATACTGGCCATGCAACCAAAAATTGGTGATTGGGAAATTGATAAAAGATTGTTAAAAATGGGAGAGAAAATTGCCTGTGGATCTTGTGGAGATTT GTATCGTGGGAGTTACTTGGGTTGGGATGTCGCTATAAAAGTCTTAAGGTCTGAGCATTTAGATGAGGCTTCGGGGGTGGAATTTGCTCAAGAAGTGATGATCTTAAG GGAAGTTCAACACAGGAATGTAGTTCGTTTTATTGGTGCATCCACAAAACCTCCACAGTTCTGCATAGTTACGG AGTACATGCGTGGGGGAAGTCTCTATGACTTGTTGCATAAGCATCACAACATCTTGGAGCTTTCTATGTTGCTCGAGTTTGCTCTTGATATCTGCAAGGGGATGAACTACTTGCACCAGAATAATGTTATTCACAGAGATCTGAAGACAGCTAACCTTCTGATTGATGAACACCGT GTTGTCAAAGTGGCAGATTTTGGTGTAGCACGGTTACAGAATCAAGGAGGGGATATGACAGCAGAAACTGGAACATACAGATGGATGGCACCTGAG GTTATAAATCATCAACGATATGACCAGAAGGCAGATGTATTCAGTTTTGCTGTTGTGCTTTGGGAGCTACTGACATCAAAG ATTCCATATGACACACTGACACCCTTGCAAGCTGCTCTAGGGGTAAGACAG CAGGGATTGCGTCCTGAACTGCCAGAAAATACACATC
- the LOC120260628 gene encoding putative pentatricopeptide repeat-containing protein At5g59200, chloroplastic isoform X1, with protein sequence MGSCGTPHLTASQALPPPSRHLVFPPNPTKSPTLSLLNTATLPSHLPQLHARLIKTNTFHNNFYLSKLLSLYIHHNLLDDALLLLHRAKKPNALVWNTLLKAYSDHGLFSDALLLFRLMLQSGVRPDCYTFPFLLKACEVICVGCSIHALVLKLGLEANLHAENSLLGFYSRCCCVDDAQKVFDEMAERDVVSYTALVSGYSKVGDVKSAMEIFDLMPERDVVSWGAMISGFAQNGFPEEALCLFQEMQAVGVPISEVALVSSISACASLGLRSLGLWLHAFIIRRGIAIGVFTGTALVDMYGKCGDLGCASQVFQSMNEKSVATWNSMIGGLAMNGSVTKALSLIEEMVGRGIEPNEVTLSNVLSACRHGGLVNEGRHYFDKWSREYGILLNLDHYGCMVDLLGRSGCLDEAYRLIQSMPMEPNEVIWGALLGACKIHGNLILAEEALKRLVELDPANGGNYVLLSNMYAELGRWKDVERVRAMMRDETVVKTRGCSSIDLDSVAHEFSAGEESYPGVL encoded by the coding sequence ATGGGATCCTGCGGAACACCACACCTAACCGCCTCTCAAGCTCTCCCGCCACCTTCCCGCCACCTTGTCTTCCCGCCAAACCCAACCAAATCCCCAACACTCTCGCTACTAAACACCGCCACCCTCCCCTCCCACCTCCCCCAACTCCACGCTCGCCTCATCAAGACCAACACTTTCCACAATAACTTCTATCTCTCCAAGCTCCTCTCTCTCTACATCCACCACAACCTCCTCGACGACGCTCTCCTTCTCCTTCACCGTGCCAAGAAGCCCAATGCTCTAGTTTGGAACACTCTTCTCAAAGCCTACTCCGATCATGGCCTCTTCTCCGATGCGCTCTTGCTTTTCCGGCTTATGCTTCAGAGTGGTGTGCGTCCTGACTGTTATACTTTCCCATTCCTTCTCAAAGCCTGTGAAGTAATTTGTGTTGGTTGTTCAATCCATGCTCTTGTTTTGAAGCTCGGTTTGGAAGCGAATCTTCATGCTGAGAACTCGTTGCTTGGTTTTTACTCTAGATGTTGCTGTGTTGACGATGCGCagaaggtgtttgatgaaatggcTGAGAGGGATGTGGTTTCTTATACGGCTCTGGTTTCGGGTTATTCCAAAGTGGGAGATGTGAAGAGCGCGATGGAGATTTTTGATTTGATGCCGGAGAGAGATGTGGTGTCTTGGGGTGCGATGATTTCGGGGTTTGCTCAGAATGGTTTCCCTGAAGAGGCATTGTGTCTTTTTCAAGAGATGCAAGCTGTTGGTGTTCCTATCAGTGAAGTGGCGCTTGTTAGTTCGATCTCTGCTTGTGCGAGTTTGGGGCTTCGGAGTTTGGGGCTCTGGCTTCATGCGTTCATAATTAGGCGTGGTATTGCCATTGGTGTTTTTACGGGCACTGCACTTGTTGATATGTATGGGAAATGTGGGGACTTGGGTTGCGCTAGCCAAGTGTTTCAGTCGATGAATGAGAAGAGTGTTGCGACTTGGAATTCGATGATAGGTGGGCTTGCTATGAATGGTAGTGTGACAAAGGCTCTATCATTAATTGAAGAGATGGTGGGAAGAGGAATAGAACCCAATGAAGTTACTTTATCTAATGTTTTGTCTGCGTGCAGACACGGTGGACTTGTCAATGAGGGTCGacattattttgataaatggaGCAGGGAGTATGGGATTTTGTTGAACTTGGATCACTATGGATGTATGGTTGATCTACTTGGCCGGTCTGGTTGTTTGGATGAGGCCTATAGATTGATACAGTCAATGCCAATGGAGCCTAATGAGGTCATTTGGGGAGCACTATTAGGTGCTTGTAAAATTCATGGCAATCTAATTTTGGCTGAAGAGGCTCTTAAGAGGCTTGTGGAGCTAGACCCGGCAAATGGTGGCAACTACGTGCTTCTTTCTAATATGTATGCCGAGCTTGGAAGGTGGAAGGATGTCGAGAGAGTTAGAGCTATGATGAGAGATGAAACTGTTGTAAAAACTCGAGGTTGTAGTTCTATAGATCTGGACAGTGTTGCTCATGAATTTTCAGCAGGCGAGGAATCTTATCCGGGTGTCTTGTGA